The DNA sequence GGCCAGGTCGTGGCGGGCAACCTGGAGGTCTCCGCGTTCTTCGTCGGCGATCCCAGCGCGTTGGCCCTGGTCGGCACCCTCCGGTCCGAGCTGCACCGGGACGCCTACGAGCAGTTCCGCTCGTTCGTCGAATCCGCGCTGCGCGGTGCGGTGACCGAGTTCCCGCAGATCGGCGACGTGCTGATCGACATCGCCAACCGCTACGACGAGGCCGAGCAGCTCATCGAGCTCGACCTCAACCAGACCTACAGCGCCCACCCGTAGAGGCCGTCACATGACCACCAGAGAAGAACTGCTCAACCCGCTCAACGAAGCGTTCGACAAGGTCAAGCGCGCGGTCGAGGAGATGACCACGAAGTTCGACGAGGTGACCGACAAGCTGTCGAGCCCGGAGGTCGCCCTCGTCCTGGGCCCCGTCCCGCTGTACCTCACCAGGAACGACGTGGAGGACCTGGGCGAGCTCGTCCAGAAGGTGATCGACCTGGCGGACTACGCGGTGCAGCACCACCTGCCCGTCGTCTCGCTGATCAACCAGAGCTTCAACTGGCTGGAGAACGTGAAGGCGCCGATGTCGGAGATGTCGTCGCGCACGAGCGTCTGGCGCGACCAGGACTTCGAGTACTGGCGCGAGGCGGCGGGCTTCGCCTACCGGACCAAGGCCACCGCGCAGCAGGGCGCGATCGACGACATCGCCGCCAAGGCGGAGTTCATCAGCAAGTGGCTGTTCGAGATCGCCCAGGCCAACGTGAACTACATGGTCGAGCTCGCCGGGATAGCCGCCGAGGTGGCCGGGAAGGTCGCCCAGCTCGCCGTCAAGGCCGGCACCATCGTCCTGCTCCCGCTCGCCGCCGCCGACGCGGCCGACATCGTCGGCAACCTCGTCGACAAGGGCCTCAAGAACCTGGTCAAGGAGGCCGATCGGTTCATGGCCACGCTGGGCAAGATCCGCGAGGTGGAGAGCCAGCTCGCGGACTACACCAAGTTCCCCGGCGGCAAGTGGCCGGAGGCCGTGGCGGGCTGACCGCCGGGGTCCGCGCGCCCGCGGTCGTGGTCGCGCTCGGCGAGGTGGGCCTGCAGGCGGGCGTGGCGGAACTGGTAGTAGGGGCCCGACTGGCGCAGCACACCGCGCCGGCACGCGTCCTCGAGGAACGCCACGACCGCCCACGGCAGCCGGCCGGTGAGCGGCAGCCAGACCCGGGCGAACACCAGCCAGTGGCCCCACGGGGTCATGCCGAGCACGTACCCGGCCGCGCCGGCGATCGCGCTGACCAGGCCGGCCGCCACCACCAGCGACGGTGCCCAGTCGAGGTCGATCCCGAACGGACGACCGACGTCCAGCGCGTCCACCACCTCGGCGGCCGCCACGATGAAGCAGCCGAACAACGGTGCGAGCACGAGCGCCGGTCCGGCCAACAGCGCGCGGTTGGCCCGGATGAGGTCGGCGGGCCTGCCGGCGGAGCCGAGGTCCACCGGGGTCTCGATCATGCCGAGGACCCGGAACACCAGCCCCACCCCGACCGCGTAGACGATCCCGAACGCCACCGCGTCGAAGACCCAGGTGCCGAGCGCGGACGCGGAGCGGGAGGTCACCACGTCGAGCAGCCGGTGCGCCGTGCCGAGGCAGACGCCGAACACGAACCCGCACAGGGTGCCCAACCGCAGCCGACCTCCCGTCTCCGCGCTCAACCGCCGTCGTCCACCCCACACGCTGATCCGGAGGTACAACGGCGCCGGCACCTCGCGGCCGACCGTCACCGCGTAGCTGACCACCATCAGCGCCGCGCCCAGGACACCGACCAGCAGACCCGAGGGGAACCAGGAACCGACGCCGATCCGCACCCCGAACGCGGCCGCGACCCCTTCCACCAGCCAGTCGACCACGGCGGCCGTGACGCCCGCGAACAGCCCGAGCACCAGGGTCCGCGACCAGCGCCCCGACGCCGTGCCGAACTCCCACCAGGCCAGGTCGGTGGTGCGCCGCCGGTCCAGGTGCGTGGCCAGGAAGCGCAGCCACCGCGTGGCGTCCTCGACCGACCAGCGCTGGTCCAGGCCCACGGCGCGGTCCAGCGGTCGGCGGCGGTACGCGGTCGGCACGAAGCCGGCCAGCAGGTGGTCGGCGATGCTCTCCGCGGTGGGGAACCTCCGCGCGTCCAGCAGCTCGGCCGGGTCACGTCCGGTCGCGTCGCCGTAGTTGGCGCGGGCCAGGCCGACCATCAGCGGGGTGGACAGCGCGACGGCCGGCGGGTGGTCCGGCCGTCGGGCCAGCTCGCGCAGCACCGGGTCCCAGACCGTCGCACCCTCGGCCGCGGTCCGGCGCGCGGTGCGCGGCAGGTAGTCGGCGAGGTCCGCGACGGTGAGGTCGGCCAGCTCGACCGCGGCCGCGCCGCGCAGCACCCGGGAAGCCGTGACCGCCTCCCGGTACTCGTCCGGCCTGCTGGTCAGCACGAGCGGCAGGACGGTCTGGTTGAGGGCGACGAGGGCCGCCCGGTGCAGCCCGTCGGCGATCTCGTCGAAGCCGTCGAGCACCGGCAGCACCCGACCGCTCTCGATCAGCCGGGCGGCGAGCGTCGAACCGCTGCGGCTCGGCCCCGCCAGGCCGGGGTAGTGCCGGGTCAGCTCGGCGACCAGCCACTCGTGCAGCGACGTCTTGCGCGGGTGCCACGAGCCGATGCCGAGCACGACCGGGACCGCGCCGGCCGCGGTCGACGGGTTGAGCAGGTCCAGCACGAGCCGCACGGCGAGCATGCTCTTGCCCGCTCCCGCCCGGCCGAGCACGACGAGCCGCCCGGACGGGACGCGCCGGTAACAGGCCACGATCCCGTCCAGCGCGCCGGCCAGGTCGGTCGGCGCGTCCGGGTCGGTCAGCTCGGCGCCCGCCGAGCGCCACCGCAGTGGCAACGGGCCGGGATCGTGGATCCGACGCCGGATCTCCTCCTGCTGCCACCGCGCCCGGACCACGTCGGCGAGCTCGTCGGCCGCGTCGATCAGCTCGCGTTCGTTCGCGGTCAGGTAGCGCACGGACCCGGTGGAGGCCGGTCGTGCGGACGCCACCGGCGAGTCCGGTGTGGACGGTTCGGCGGGCGCGGCGGCCTGTCCCACCGCGGCCAGCAGGGTCGCGCGCTCCGAGGGGGACAGCGCCAGCGCTTCCGCCAACTGGCGCACCGTGCTCAGCTGCGGGTTCGACCCGGACCCGGTCTCGAACCGCCGGACGGTCCGCACCGCGACCCCCGACCGCACGGCCAACTCGTCCTGCGTCAACCCGGCCTCCCGGCGGAACTGGCGCAACAACGAGCCGAACCGGTCTGCCACCTCGTACCCCCGACCACGGATCACGTCCGAGGCCCCAACGTAGCGAAGGCCGGACCACTCGTATCCGCAAAAGGACTTCTCCGACGCGCGGACGGGTGAACACCGGGTCGCGCCCGCCTCCGCCCGCTGCCGGGGCTCGCGCTTGCGGACACCCGTAGTCCCGGTTGCTCCCCAGTGCTGACAGCGCTGGTCCGGGCCGGTGAATCGCGGGTCGCGCCCGCCGGGGCGGGTGGCACTCTGGCCCACTGTGCCGCGACCTGGGCGGTCTGGCCGGGTCGCAACCGTCGACGAAGGGGTTGTGCGGTGCTGGGAACCGTTCGCGTGCTGCTCGCCGCCGTGGTGATGACCACGGCCGTGACCTGGTCCGGGGCCGGCAGCGCCGGTGCCGTCCCGTGGACCCTGACCACGGCGCAGCGGCAGGCGTACCTGTACCACTACGCGCCGCTGATCTTCAAGCGCGGTGACGAGAACAACAGCCAGGAGGGCGCGGACTGGTTGTCCAACTACGACTTCGACCGCAACGGCCGGTTCTCCGACAACCGGGTGAACTGGCGCACCGTCAACCAGTACGTGCAGGGCGCGAACACCCACTGGCGCATCCGCCCGACGCTCTACACCGCGTTGCTCGAGTACGCCGAGAACGGGACGAAGAACCTCGTCCTGCTTTACCACGTCTACAACGCGGCGGACAAGGACTTCGACCAGATCCACGACTGGGAGCGCGTCGAGATCGTGCTGCGGGGCGTGACCGGGAACCCGGGTACCGGCGAGAGCGTCACCCACGCCACGGTGACCACCCACCACGAGCACATCATGCGCCGCTCCACCGACAGCGCGGTGCAGTTCATGACGACGGCCACGGGCAAGCACCTGATGCTGTGGCAGGCGGACGGCAGCGCAGCGCTGCCCACCACCACGCGCGGCCACGAGCTCCGGTTCGCGACGACGCCGTGGAGCTCGGTCGCGGCGGGCGTGAACGGCACCGGCAAGGCCGAGGTGGACATCAACAACGACAGCGAGAAGAACGTCCACTACGTGTTCGTCCCGGAAGCCTCCTCGGCTGCCGTCGCCACGTGGGGCGCGCGGGCCGTGACCTCCGCGTCGGCCCCGGTCCTGGCCAGCCGGCTCGACAACGGCGACTCCACGGCCTGGCGGTCGGTCAAGCGCGTCACCTACGAGCTGCAGGACCTGGCCGACGTCCTGCCGACGCACTGGCAGGACTGGCAGCTGCACTGGCGGGACACCGAGACCAGCGACGTGCTGCTGGAGTCCCCGGTGACGTCGGAAGCGGGACAGGCGGAGGTGCCCGCCGGCCTCCGGCGCTTCTACACCGCCTCGCTCGACGTCGGCGCGGGCGACCTCACCGACGGCCGCGAGGGCATCCCGTCCAAGAGCTGGCTGTACGGCGCGTACTCGGGCGAGGCGAACGCGGACGACAGCGCGAGCTCCGACGACTTCGGCGGGTACGAAGGGCTCGGGCTCGACAGCCACGGGCGGAGCCGGGGCGTGGTCAGCGGTGACCTCGTCTCGCACGGCGCGTACTGGCGCCAGCACGACTTCTTCGTCCACACCGGCGTCGTCGACACCGCGGATCGGCGGGAGGCGGGCACCTGGCTCCCCGCCCAGTGGCACCTCGCCGCCAACGGCGGGTTCGACGGTCGCTGGACCCAGCTGTTCGACGACCGCCCCTGACGGCGGCGGTTCGACCGGCGTGCTCGTCCCGCCGGCGACCCGTGGCGGTCGTCGGCGGGACGAGCACGAGGTCAGTCCCGTGCCTGCATGCACTCCAGCCAGGACGCGGTCGTGACGACGATCTCCACCGCGGTGGTTTCGGTCACGACTCCGTCCGACACCCAGATCTTGCCGTCGTACACGTCGATCGGAACCGACGCCGGACCGCTCACCGACATCCCCCCGTTGATCCTGAACGAGCCGTCGTCGGGGTCGGGGTGGTTGGAGCCCGGTGCCAGGTGGCCCTCCGTGGCGGTCCACCCCGGTGGCAGTCCGTGCACCCCGAACCGGAGGTTCGTGGACCAGGCCCCGGTCACCGCGAAGAGGAAGTAGGACCCGTGGACCCGGTCGGGGCTGTAGTGGACGCACATCCGCTGCGCGTCGCCGAAGTCCTCCAGGTGCCACGTGTGCGCCCGCGGGTCGACCTGCGCCGAAGCGACGGCGGACGAGCCGACCAGCGGCAGCAACAGCGCCGCGGTGAAGGTGAGCGCCGACCTGACGGACCGAAGAATCGCTCTCACGGAAATCCTCCCGAACCAGCGTGGAAATGGCCCGGTCGAAGCTAGCGACCGCATCTCAGGGTCCACTGATATTCCACCCGGCGCGGCCTGCGCTTTTGTTCGGAGAACGTTGTTCAGCTCGGCGGACACGAACCTGAACAAGGCCGCGGCCCATAACGTCCGGCCCGATCACCGAACGAACGGGAGGAATCGTGTCGGGTTCGAGATCGAGAAGGCGCAAGGGCTGGCCGGCCGCGGTGCTCGCCCTGGGGGTCGTCGCCGCCGCGGTGGCGGTCCCGGCGACACCCGCGGCGGCGGCTCCGGCCGGCGGCGCACAGGGGAGCGGCACGGCCGGCGCGACGCGGGTCGTCACGCTCGTCAGCGGGGACCGGGTCGTGCTCGACGGCGACCGGGTCACATCGGTCACCGCGGGTGCGGGCCGGGAGAGCATCGGTTACCTGACCTTCCAACGCCGGGGCCACGTGCACGTCGTCCCGCGCGACGCCGTGCGCCCGCTGGCGGAGGGCAGGCTCGACCCGCGGCTGTTCGACGTCACGGGCCTGGTCGAAGCGGGCTACGACGACGCGCGCCAGGACCGGGTGCCGCTGATCGTCACGCGCAGCGGTGACCGGGTCGCGGCGCTGGGCGCGTTGCGGGTCGACCGGGAGCTGCCGACCGTGCGCGCGGCGGCCACCACGGCGGCCAAGGCGTCCGGGGCCGACTGGCAGGCGCTGCTGACCGCGCCCGGCGTGGCGAAGGTCTGGCTGGACGGCGTGCGCCGGCCCGTGCTGGACCGCAGCGTCCCGCAGATCGGCGCACCCGCCGCGTGGGCGGCCGGGTACACCGGCGCGGGCGTCAAGGTCGGCGTCGTGGACACCGGCGTGGACGGCGGGCACCCCGACCTGGTGGGCCGGGAGGTCGCCGAGCACAACTTCACCACCGACCCCGACGCCACCGACACCATCGGCCACGGCACGCACGTCGCGTCGACCATCGCGGGCAACGGCACGCCGTACCGCGGTGTCGCGCCGGACGTGCAGCTGCTCGACGCCAAGGTGTGCGGGCGGGAGGGCTGCCGCGAGTCGGCGATCGTCGACGGCCTGCGCTGGACCGCCGAGCAGGGCGCGGACGTGGTGAACGTCAGCCTGGGCGGCACCGACGGGCCGGAGGTCGACCTGCTGGAGGAAGCGGTCAACACCCTGTCCGCGACGCACGGCACGCTGTTCGTCGTCGCCGCCGGCAACAGCGGTGCCCCCGAGACCGTCGGGTCGCCGGGCAGCGCGGAGGCCGCGCTGACGGTCGGCGCGGTCGACCGGGAGGACCGGATCGCGGGCTTCTCCAGCCGCGGCCCGCGCGTCGGCGACGCCGGGGTCAAGCCCGACATCACCGCACCGGGCGTCGACATCGTCGCCGCCAAGTCGCGGGGCGTGCCGGGCGCCGGTCCGGCGGACCACCACGCCATGTCCGGCACGTCCATGGCGACACCGCACGTCGTGGGCGCCGCCGCGCTGCTCGCGCAGCAGCACCCCGACTGGCCGGGTGACCGCCTCAAGGCCGCGTTGACGGCGGCGGCCCGGTACAACCCCGACCTGACGGTGTTCGACCAGGGCTCCGGCCGGGTCGACTCCGCCCGGGTCATGACGACCACGCTCACCACGTCACCCGTGAACGTCAGCCTGGGCGTGCAGGAGTGGCCGCACGACGACGACGTGCCGCTGGACAAGGCGCTGACCTACCGCAACGCGGGCTCCGCGCCGGTGACGCTCGACCTGACCACCGAGGCGCGCGGTCCCGACGGCGCACCCGCCCCCGCCGGCCTGTTCACCGTCACCCCGTCGTCGGTCACCGTGCCGGCGGGCGGTGAGGTGTCCGTGACCGTGGTCGGTGACGGCAGGTCCGGCGCGGTGGACGGCGCGTACTCCGGCGTGGTCCTGGCCGGGAGCGGCGAGGAAGTGCTGCTGCGCACGCCCGTGTCACTCGGCCGCGAGGTGGAGAGCTACGACGTCCGCTTCACCCAGCTCGACCGGTCGGGCCAACCCGAGGACAACTACTCCACCCTGCTCATCGGCCTCAGCAACGACCGGTTCACGGTCATCAGCGACCAGGACGGCGACGTGACCGCCCGCGTGCCCAAGGGCGTCTACACCGCCATGACCGAGCACGGCTTCGGGGAGGCCGACACGACGCTGCTGCTGCGGCCGGACCTCACCGTCACAGGAGACACCGAGGTGGTCTTCGACGCGCGCACCGCGGCCCCGGTGAAGATCACACCCCCGGACTCGGCCGCCACGCCGAGGTCGGGCTACATCGCGTTCGGCCGCCACCACGAGGACGCGTCGGTCGTGACGGGCCTCGTGTACCCGCAGGGGTTCCCGGCGGGCATGGCGCTGGGCTCCAGCGGTCCGGAGCTGCCGGCGGCGCAGTACGGCGTGCTGATCGGCGCGGAGTTCACGGGCACGCCGGTCGACGGGACACCGGTGACCTACCGGCTCGCGTGGGAGGAGCGCGGCAAGGCGCCGACCGGGTTCGCGCGCAGCCCGGGCAAGGGCGAGTTGACCGAGGTCCGCACCGCGTTCGGCCCGCGTCGGCCCGGTCGGGTCGCAGAGCACTCCGGTGCCGCGACGACCTCCGACGGCATCTACGGGATCGGGGGAGCGACCGCGGCGCAACCGTCGGGCGTGATCGACCACGTCCTGGCGGCCAACGCGACCTGGCGCTGGCAGGTGCTCCAGGGCACGCCGGAGGAGGCGGAGGCGGTGTTCATCAGCCCGGACCGCACCTACCGGACCGGCCGGCGGTACGCGGAGGCGTTCGGCTTCCCGGTCATCGGTCCGACCCCGCCGCACTCGGCGGCGCCCTACCTGTTCCGCGTGGGAGACGTCCTGGTGGCCGACCTGTGGCTGTTCGGCGACGGCGCGGGCAACCGCGGCGACTCGATGACCGGCACCTCCCGGACCACGTTGCACCGCAACGGGGAGCTGGTGGGCGAGACGCCGCTGCCCGGCATCGGCGTGTTCCCCATGGAGCCGGGATCGGCGGCCTACCGGCTGGAGGCGGAGAGCTCGCGGTCCGGCGACGTCTCCGAGTTCGGCACCCGCGTGCACACGGCCTGGACCTTCCGCGCCGACGCCGCACCCGGCGCGGACCGTCGGGCCCTGCCGATGACCGTCGTCCGCTTCACCCCGAAGCTGGACGGCACCGGCGCGGCCGGGGCGGGGCGGCTCCTCGCCGTGCCGTTGGTGATCACCCAGCAGGCCGGCGGCGACAACGGGCGCGTGCGCGCCCTGCGCGTGGAGGCGTCCTTCGACGACGGCGGCACGTGGAAGAAGGTCCCGGTCCTCGGCCACACCGCGATGGTCCACAACGCCGCGGGGGCGGGCACGTACGCCTCGCTGCGGGTGACGGGCTCGGACAGCAAGGGCAACACCTTCGAACACACCCTGATCCGCGCGTACAAGCTCCGCTAGCGGTTCCGCGCAGTGCGTGACGCGGTGGCGGGCCCTTCGTCGAAGGGCCCGCCACCGGCGCACGTCACCGGTCGGGGATCGCGGCGGGCTGCCTGCGGGCCAGTCGCAAAGGCGCCCAGACCAGCAGGGCGAGCACGGCCACCAGCAGGTACTCGATGGCCGGGATGCGCACCACCTCGTCGACCCGGTCGAAGCCGCGCCAGGCGTAGACGGCGAGCACCGCCACGCCGACGGTCCCGGCGGTCCACCAGCGCGCGGCCGGGCTCAGCCCCACGCCGTGCAACTGGGTGATCACGAAGACGGCCAGGAACCCGAACAGGAACATCGGCCAGACACCGTCCGGGCCGGAGTTCATCACGGCGACCAGCGTGCCGTGCAGCGCCACCATCAGCTCCAGCGTGAGCGTCCACCAGCGGTTCGTGTGGGCGGCGGTGAACATCAGGCTGCTCTGGAACAGCAGCAGGAACATGTAGAAGAACCCGATCAGGTGCCCGCTGGTCGACTCCATCGGGTGATACCAGAACGTGTAGATCGCGGCCCAGCTGAACAGGTAACCGTGGTAGCGCCGCACGAAGTCCACGACGTCGGCCGAGATCGGCGCCCGCCGGCCGAAGAACAACCCGCGCCGCTTGTTCTCCATCAGCAGCACGGCCACCAGCAGCAGCACGACCGAGCCCTGCGAGCTGAAGATCGACACGTCCTGGGCGATGCCGTCGTAGAACACCTGCGTCTGGACGGCGTGCAGGGCGATGAACGCGCCGTTGGCGGCGAGCGCTACGACGTTCACCCGGTGCAGGCCGCCGGTGTAGCGGCGGACCCTGGTCTGCGCGTGGTGGATGAGCCCCCAGGACACGACCTGGTGCGCCGCGTACCCGGCCCACGCGGACGCGCGCGTCCAGAAGGTGGGGTCGGGCAGCTTCCAGTAGTACCAGGAGGCTCCCT is a window from the Saccharothrix saharensis genome containing:
- a CDS encoding helix-turn-helix domain-containing protein, coding for MIRGRGYEVADRFGSLLRQFRREAGLTQDELAVRSGVAVRTVRRFETGSGSNPQLSTVRQLAEALALSPSERATLLAAVGQAAAPAEPSTPDSPVASARPASTGSVRYLTANERELIDAADELADVVRARWQQEEIRRRIHDPGPLPLRWRSAGAELTDPDAPTDLAGALDGIVACYRRVPSGRLVVLGRAGAGKSMLAVRLVLDLLNPSTAAGAVPVVLGIGSWHPRKTSLHEWLVAELTRHYPGLAGPSRSGSTLAARLIESGRVLPVLDGFDEIADGLHRAALVALNQTVLPLVLTSRPDEYREAVTASRVLRGAAAVELADLTVADLADYLPRTARRTAAEGATVWDPVLRELARRPDHPPAVALSTPLMVGLARANYGDATGRDPAELLDARRFPTAESIADHLLAGFVPTAYRRRPLDRAVGLDQRWSVEDATRWLRFLATHLDRRRTTDLAWWEFGTASGRWSRTLVLGLFAGVTAAVVDWLVEGVAAAFGVRIGVGSWFPSGLLVGVLGAALMVVSYAVTVGREVPAPLYLRISVWGGRRRLSAETGGRLRLGTLCGFVFGVCLGTAHRLLDVVTSRSASALGTWVFDAVAFGIVYAVGVGLVFRVLGMIETPVDLGSAGRPADLIRANRALLAGPALVLAPLFGCFIVAAAEVVDALDVGRPFGIDLDWAPSLVVAAGLVSAIAGAAGYVLGMTPWGHWLVFARVWLPLTGRLPWAVVAFLEDACRRGVLRQSGPYYQFRHARLQAHLAERDHDRGRADPGGQPATASGHLPPGNLV
- a CDS encoding DUF5980 family protein; the encoded protein is MRAILRSVRSALTFTAALLLPLVGSSAVASAQVDPRAHTWHLEDFGDAQRMCVHYSPDRVHGSYFLFAVTGAWSTNLRFGVHGLPPGWTATEGHLAPGSNHPDPDDGSFRINGGMSVSGPASVPIDVYDGKIWVSDGVVTETTAVEIVVTTASWLECMQARD
- a CDS encoding S8 family peptidase, translating into MSGSRSRRRKGWPAAVLALGVVAAAVAVPATPAAAAPAGGAQGSGTAGATRVVTLVSGDRVVLDGDRVTSVTAGAGRESIGYLTFQRRGHVHVVPRDAVRPLAEGRLDPRLFDVTGLVEAGYDDARQDRVPLIVTRSGDRVAALGALRVDRELPTVRAAATTAAKASGADWQALLTAPGVAKVWLDGVRRPVLDRSVPQIGAPAAWAAGYTGAGVKVGVVDTGVDGGHPDLVGREVAEHNFTTDPDATDTIGHGTHVASTIAGNGTPYRGVAPDVQLLDAKVCGREGCRESAIVDGLRWTAEQGADVVNVSLGGTDGPEVDLLEEAVNTLSATHGTLFVVAAGNSGAPETVGSPGSAEAALTVGAVDREDRIAGFSSRGPRVGDAGVKPDITAPGVDIVAAKSRGVPGAGPADHHAMSGTSMATPHVVGAAALLAQQHPDWPGDRLKAALTAAARYNPDLTVFDQGSGRVDSARVMTTTLTTSPVNVSLGVQEWPHDDDVPLDKALTYRNAGSAPVTLDLTTEARGPDGAPAPAGLFTVTPSSVTVPAGGEVSVTVVGDGRSGAVDGAYSGVVLAGSGEEVLLRTPVSLGREVESYDVRFTQLDRSGQPEDNYSTLLIGLSNDRFTVISDQDGDVTARVPKGVYTAMTEHGFGEADTTLLLRPDLTVTGDTEVVFDARTAAPVKITPPDSAATPRSGYIAFGRHHEDASVVTGLVYPQGFPAGMALGSSGPELPAAQYGVLIGAEFTGTPVDGTPVTYRLAWEERGKAPTGFARSPGKGELTEVRTAFGPRRPGRVAEHSGAATTSDGIYGIGGATAAQPSGVIDHVLAANATWRWQVLQGTPEEAEAVFISPDRTYRTGRRYAEAFGFPVIGPTPPHSAAPYLFRVGDVLVADLWLFGDGAGNRGDSMTGTSRTTLHRNGELVGETPLPGIGVFPMEPGSAAYRLEAESSRSGDVSEFGTRVHTAWTFRADAAPGADRRALPMTVVRFTPKLDGTGAAGAGRLLAVPLVITQQAGGDNGRVRALRVEASFDDGGTWKKVPVLGHTAMVHNAAGAGTYASLRVTGSDSKGNTFEHTLIRAYKLR